A region of Photobacterium sanguinicancri DNA encodes the following proteins:
- a CDS encoding M9 family metallopeptidase, translated as MTNLNTFKHSALAILLSSCFYTPQASAALTCEINALSTSQNPLIAIEGADLDCRNEWFSASVTHAQTVFSDHLVEQAQVRLLNEVNNYRGEPEQAVIINNLGEFIRAAYYVRSNNKQQLGEFSDALDLKLAQTINAFITSPYAINYGYEQSSALKSMTIMVDNIRRLPLTMANQLALLNHFTPESAEHTRFIESMNDLFRAMSGHTGNDDFYSDLVKHPEYLHQLEQFIYDNEWALETDASFIVSNASREMGRLLASPYKETKQQILTIQKNLLERYPLGGKSDKIWVGIAEMVNHFAPEQAESMGLTDGKAQLEALVMPFNYPCDGPAIVRAQKMDQAQALEVCATLNEKEADFHQIVNSNGVPVADDHNDNVEVIVFNSNSDYVTYSSFLFGNTTDNGGQYLEGNPANPDNKARFVAYRNEYADGFSILNLEHEYIHYLDGRFNLYGDFGDVLRDGNTVWWLEGFAEYMHYKEGYNAAIELGKTHAYSLPEVMATTYSHDTNRVYRWGYLAVRFLMENHPEEVDQLLALGRNNNFKAWAKKSQDIGLQYDQEFSLWLDTLQTTSQPTPGGKEPIVTALSLNSTVRLEGEKYSEQQFYIDVPEFTRSLELSIQGEGDADLYASFDRVAHYYDHDFTSFSHGSNEQVTIEPQANGYIKTGRYYISIDGREAFNNVELLAKAEVENQGGNQGGGQGGGQGSSAGQDDLAPVVLATDDPINLDIINTRYLALYVPEGKDTVRIWVTPKAEQDNTNVGEQSNVDLYAAQAHWPTPEKHDASSHYTGNKEFVELKVNQNGYVHFMLSNNGNKAEVEVYATAY; from the coding sequence ATGACTAATTTAAACACATTCAAACACTCAGCTCTGGCTATTCTACTTTCAAGTTGCTTTTATACCCCACAAGCATCCGCTGCGCTAACGTGTGAAATCAACGCACTTTCCACCTCACAAAACCCGCTTATTGCAATAGAAGGTGCCGATCTTGATTGCCGCAATGAATGGTTTTCAGCCAGCGTAACGCATGCGCAAACCGTTTTCAGCGATCATCTTGTTGAGCAAGCACAGGTACGCTTATTAAACGAGGTAAATAACTATCGAGGTGAGCCAGAACAAGCTGTAATTATAAATAACCTCGGTGAGTTTATTCGTGCAGCTTACTACGTTAGATCTAACAATAAGCAACAGCTTGGTGAATTCTCAGATGCTCTTGATCTCAAGCTAGCTCAAACTATTAATGCCTTTATCACCTCGCCTTATGCGATTAATTATGGTTATGAGCAAAGCTCTGCACTGAAAAGCATGACCATCATGGTGGATAATATTCGCCGCTTACCACTGACAATGGCAAACCAGCTGGCCTTACTTAATCACTTTACGCCTGAAAGCGCTGAACATACTCGTTTCATTGAATCAATGAATGACCTCTTCCGCGCGATGAGTGGCCATACTGGTAATGATGATTTCTACTCGGATCTGGTTAAACACCCTGAGTACCTACACCAACTAGAACAGTTTATTTACGATAACGAATGGGCGTTAGAAACGGATGCTAGCTTTATTGTCAGTAACGCTTCACGAGAAATGGGCCGTTTATTAGCAAGTCCATATAAAGAAACAAAACAACAAATTCTAACGATTCAAAAGAACCTACTTGAGCGTTACCCATTAGGCGGTAAGAGCGATAAGATTTGGGTTGGCATAGCTGAAATGGTGAACCACTTTGCACCTGAACAAGCTGAATCTATGGGGCTAACAGATGGTAAAGCACAGCTAGAAGCCTTAGTGATGCCATTTAACTATCCTTGTGATGGACCCGCTATTGTACGTGCGCAAAAAATGGATCAAGCACAGGCGCTAGAAGTCTGCGCAACCCTCAATGAAAAAGAAGCTGATTTCCACCAGATAGTAAATAGTAATGGTGTACCTGTGGCTGATGACCATAACGATAATGTTGAAGTGATTGTGTTCAATTCAAACAGCGATTATGTCACTTATTCTAGCTTCCTCTTTGGAAATACGACCGATAATGGCGGTCAGTACTTAGAAGGTAATCCTGCAAATCCAGATAACAAAGCTCGCTTTGTCGCTTACCGCAATGAATACGCAGACGGTTTTAGTATTCTAAACCTAGAACATGAATATATTCACTACCTAGATGGGCGCTTTAACTTATACGGGGACTTTGGTGATGTATTACGTGACGGTAACACTGTGTGGTGGCTTGAAGGCTTTGCTGAATACATGCATTACAAAGAAGGTTATAACGCTGCAATTGAGCTAGGTAAAACGCATGCATACTCACTACCAGAAGTAATGGCAACAACCTACTCACACGACACTAACCGTGTATACCGCTGGGGATACCTTGCTGTACGCTTCCTAATGGAAAACCACCCAGAAGAAGTTGACCAACTCTTAGCACTTGGTCGTAATAACAACTTCAAAGCATGGGCGAAGAAGAGCCAAGACATTGGCCTGCAATACGATCAAGAGTTTAGTCTTTGGCTCGATACGTTACAAACAACTAGCCAACCAACACCTGGCGGTAAAGAGCCGATAGTTACTGCGCTATCACTGAACAGTACTGTTAGATTGGAAGGTGAAAAGTACAGCGAACAACAATTCTATATTGATGTTCCAGAGTTCACTCGCTCACTTGAGCTATCAATTCAGGGTGAAGGCGATGCCGATTTATATGCGAGTTTCGATCGAGTTGCTCACTACTATGATCATGACTTTACGTCTTTCAGCCATGGCAGCAACGAACAAGTCACTATTGAACCTCAAGCAAATGGCTACATTAAAACGGGCCGTTATTACATCAGTATTGATGGCCGTGAAGCATTCAATAATGTTGAGCTACTGGCTAAAGCGGAAGTTGAGAACCAAGGCGGAAACCAAGGTGGCGGTCAAGGAGGCGGTCAAGGTAGTAGCGCAGGCCAAGATGATTTAGCACCTGTCGTTCTCGCAACAGATGACCCAATAAATCTTGATATCATTAACACCCGTTACCTGGCTCTTTATGTACCAGAAGGTAAAGACACAGTCCGTATTTGGGTGACACCAAAGGCAGAACAAGATAATACCAACGTTGGTGAACAAAGTAATGTCGACCTTTACGCGGCGCAGGCACATTGGCCTACCCCAGAAAAACATGATGCATCATCTCATTACACGGGTAACAAAGAGTTCGTTGAACTTAAAGTAAACCAAAACGGTTATGTCCATTTCATGCTGAGTAATAATGGTAACAAAGCAGAAGTGGAAGTGTACGCAACCGCGTATTAA
- a CDS encoding methyl-accepting chemotaxis protein, giving the protein MSYKNLSLGKKIAVVFSAIALVIIALGVFLSSELKLVREGTVNFTDSTLPSVLSVEALKYEVTSNRATQFFTLTLNNDNVAMQNYLQRTQQNNLQIKGMLAAYEATVASDHERQIFMKVSDAWAIYVDSIYSFELAISQGNTVQAGQVLGNTYRQFNDMMAALDGLLELNLGFVANNRTEMLDTTSRVSTMTIACIVSLLVFMVLMNQFLIRQICLPLNQVMVLSSEIAAGNLTHTLERDEIGDDELGMLADSSIKMQDNLRSLVVEIVAAVTQLSTAVEEVSAVSEQSSQGMKQQQDEITMVVTAMEQMKATVANVASNTEVASVSAASANDEAKLGSQDVQKGIESILKVSQEIENAGALVEQLERESVSISMVIDVIRDIAEQTNLLALNAAIEAARAGEQGRGFAVVADEVRTLAGRTQQSTGEIVAIIDKLQKSANEAKDATNMSCNMIHQCVAQSQHTGETIQNIEQTVAQIADMGMQIASACNEQDSVADELSRNVESIHLSSTEVATGASQTAKASFELSQLAVNLQSMMSRFRVS; this is encoded by the coding sequence ATGTCATATAAAAATTTATCATTAGGTAAAAAAATTGCGGTTGTATTTTCTGCTATCGCGCTAGTTATTATTGCACTTGGTGTTTTCTTAAGTAGCGAGCTTAAATTAGTTCGCGAAGGGACGGTGAATTTTACAGACTCGACATTGCCGAGTGTATTATCTGTGGAAGCGCTGAAGTATGAAGTGACGAGTAATCGTGCAACTCAATTTTTCACGTTGACGCTCAATAACGATAATGTGGCGATGCAAAATTATCTTCAACGCACTCAGCAGAATAACCTCCAAATCAAAGGGATGCTGGCAGCTTATGAAGCCACTGTGGCATCTGATCATGAGCGCCAGATCTTTATGAAGGTAAGTGACGCTTGGGCAATCTATGTTGATTCTATTTATAGCTTTGAGTTAGCGATAAGTCAGGGGAATACCGTTCAAGCTGGACAGGTGCTTGGTAATACATATCGTCAATTTAACGATATGATGGCAGCGCTTGATGGTCTGCTAGAGCTAAACCTTGGCTTTGTTGCCAATAACCGGACAGAGATGTTAGATACGACTTCGCGTGTGAGTACCATGACGATTGCTTGTATTGTAAGTTTGTTAGTCTTTATGGTTTTGATGAACCAGTTTTTAATTCGCCAAATTTGTTTACCATTAAATCAGGTGATGGTGTTATCAAGTGAAATTGCAGCAGGTAATTTAACTCACACCTTAGAACGTGATGAAATAGGTGATGATGAATTGGGAATGCTGGCAGATTCGAGTATCAAAATGCAAGACAACCTGCGGTCTCTTGTTGTTGAGATTGTTGCTGCCGTGACTCAGTTGAGTACCGCGGTGGAAGAAGTCAGTGCCGTATCTGAACAGTCATCTCAGGGGATGAAACAGCAGCAAGACGAGATCACTATGGTTGTCACTGCCATGGAGCAAATGAAAGCGACTGTTGCCAATGTTGCGAGTAATACGGAAGTGGCTTCTGTTTCTGCCGCATCAGCAAATGATGAAGCTAAGTTAGGCAGTCAAGATGTACAAAAAGGCATTGAATCTATCTTGAAAGTATCTCAAGAAATTGAAAATGCGGGCGCACTGGTAGAGCAACTAGAACGTGAGTCGGTCAGTATCAGTATGGTTATTGATGTGATTCGAGACATTGCCGAGCAAACTAACTTGTTGGCACTTAATGCTGCAATTGAAGCCGCGCGTGCTGGTGAACAAGGCCGTGGTTTTGCCGTTGTTGCAGATGAAGTGCGAACCCTTGCGGGGCGTACACAGCAATCAACAGGTGAAATTGTAGCGATTATCGATAAGCTGCAAAAAAGTGCCAATGAAGCTAAAGATGCGACAAATATGAGTTGTAATATGATCCACCAGTGTGTCGCACAAAGTCAGCATACTGGAGAAACCATCCAGAATATAGAGCAGACGGTAGCGCAAATAGCCGATATGGGAATGCAGATTGCGAGTGCATGTAACGAACAAGATTCGGTTGCTGATGAGCTAAGTCGTAATGTTGAAAGCATTCATTTGTCATCGACTGAAGTCGCAACAGGTGCTAGCCAAACGGCGAAGGCGAGTTTTGAACTAAGTCAACTTGCTGTAAACCTTCAATCAATGATGAGTCGTTTCCGCGTATCTTAA